From the genome of Rhodobacteraceae bacterium Araon29, one region includes:
- a CDS encoding heme-binding protein, with protein sequence MLKLLLISIPLVFCFMGEAMAYEEPEYLLVKRTDFYEIRLYEDRLAVQTHQSSGEDRAFGRLFRYISGSNQSASKIAMTTPVIQSDDGSGLVMHFFLPKSYSAQTAPTPRADNVTLVTVKGGYYAVLKYSGRSNNENHRKHTAALKEALDQDSVTIQGVAIRATYNGPFTPFFLRRNEAMFRVKWE encoded by the coding sequence CTGCTTAAACTGCTCTTGATCAGTATCCCGCTTGTGTTCTGTTTTATGGGAGAGGCTATGGCTTATGAAGAACCTGAATACCTGCTTGTAAAACGTACTGATTTCTATGAGATCAGGCTGTACGAAGATAGGCTTGCTGTTCAAACCCATCAAAGTTCAGGCGAAGATAGAGCTTTCGGGCGCTTGTTTAGGTATATCTCGGGTTCGAACCAAAGCGCTTCGAAAATCGCAATGACAACCCCCGTCATCCAATCCGATGATGGCAGCGGTTTGGTGATGCATTTTTTCCTCCCCAAGTCTTACTCGGCGCAAACAGCCCCAACGCCACGGGCTGATAATGTTACGCTGGTCACGGTAAAAGGCGGATATTATGCGGTTCTTAAGTATTCGGGTCGTTCTAATAATGAAAACCACCGCAAGCATACGGCGGCACTCAAAGAGGCGTTGGATCAAGATAGTGTAACCATCCAAGGGGTGGCTATTCGCGCCACCTATAATGGACCTTTTACCCCGTTTTTTTTGCGCAGGAACGAAGCAATGTTTCGTGTGAAGTGGGAATAG
- the glpX gene encoding class II fructose-bisphosphatase, whose product MSSAKVDFSDRMLSLGLARVSEAAAIASADLVGRGDEKAADQAAVNAMREQLNMLDIAGVVVIGEGERDEAPMLFIGEEVGTGNGPGVDIALDPLEGTTLTAKDMPNALTVIAMGPRGSMLHAPDVYMEKLAIGPGFAPDTVTLDMTPSQRVSALAKAKNCGIKDITVCILERPRHEDMIEEVRATGASIRLITDGDVAGVMHCAEPQITGIDMYMGAGGAPEGVLAAAALKCMGGQIYGRLLFRNGDEKGRAAKAGITDFDRIYTRDDMVTQDVIFAATGVTGGSLLPGIKREVGFLTTETILMRSKTGSVRRMRYRNPTKRPA is encoded by the coding sequence ATGTCATCAGCTAAAGTCGATTTCAGTGACCGGATGTTATCATTGGGTTTGGCGCGGGTCTCTGAAGCAGCAGCTATTGCCTCGGCGGACTTGGTCGGACGCGGAGATGAAAAAGCCGCTGATCAGGCAGCGGTAAATGCGATGCGCGAACAGTTAAATATGCTTGATATTGCCGGCGTCGTTGTGATCGGCGAAGGCGAGCGCGACGAAGCGCCGATGCTTTTTATCGGTGAAGAGGTTGGCACCGGAAATGGACCCGGCGTGGATATCGCCCTGGACCCTTTGGAAGGCACAACGCTGACCGCCAAAGATATGCCCAATGCCCTCACCGTGATTGCCATGGGCCCACGGGGCTCTATGCTTCACGCCCCAGATGTCTATATGGAAAAACTCGCTATTGGGCCGGGTTTTGCACCTGATACTGTCACCTTAGATATGACGCCCAGCCAACGGGTTTCAGCTTTGGCCAAGGCCAAAAATTGCGGCATCAAAGATATTACCGTGTGCATTCTTGAACGCCCGCGCCATGAAGACATGATTGAAGAAGTTCGGGCCACGGGCGCATCAATCCGGCTGATCACAGACGGCGATGTGGCGGGGGTGATGCACTGTGCAGAGCCGCAAATCACCGGCATTGACATGTATATGGGGGCCGGAGGCGCTCCTGAAGGCGTGCTGGCGGCGGCGGCGCTCAAATGCATGGGCGGGCAGATTTATGGCCGGCTCCTGTTTCGCAACGGCGATGAAAAAGGCCGCGCCGCCAAAGCCGGGATTACAGATTTCGACAGAATTTACACCCGAGATGATATGGTCACCCAAGACGTGATTTTTGCCGCCACCGGCGTGACCGGCGGCTCGTTGCTGCCAGGGATCAAACGCGAAGTTGGATTTTTGACAACGGAAACCATCTTAATGCGCTCAAAAACCGGATCGGTCCGGCGCATGCGCTACCGCAACCCGACTAAAAGACCGGCATAA
- a CDS encoding DUF2652 domain-containing protein translates to MSQSGFLLIADISGYTEFIQLHNMRKRPIVGDKMADMFESHAEVIISDLLETVIDAIEPKMQLNKLEGDAAFFFCDVTDDKNQSDEIIELMDAANEAFKAKLTELVFVQACGCDPCRQSKNLRLKIVAHKGEFTVQKIRRFEELAGEDVVLVHRLLKNDLKSDEYWLVTPEFYAGLNPENQSLFAKVSQKLENFGTVKLNYLEFSTPEPRNEKVESRSRTFNWFVQAGYFSRMLIKRGLRGKSRGA, encoded by the coding sequence ATGTCTCAGTCTGGTTTTTTGTTAATTGCCGATATCAGCGGCTATACCGAGTTTATTCAGCTTCATAATATGCGAAAACGGCCGATAGTGGGCGATAAAATGGCCGATATGTTCGAGTCGCACGCAGAAGTTATAATTTCTGATTTGCTTGAAACAGTTATCGACGCAATTGAGCCAAAAATGCAGCTTAATAAGCTAGAAGGCGACGCGGCATTTTTCTTTTGTGACGTCACAGACGATAAAAATCAGTCAGATGAAATTATAGAATTGATGGACGCGGCCAATGAAGCCTTTAAGGCCAAATTAACCGAGCTTGTTTTTGTGCAGGCTTGCGGCTGTGATCCTTGCCGCCAGTCGAAAAACTTAAGGTTAAAAATTGTTGCCCATAAAGGTGAATTCACGGTTCAAAAAATCCGCCGATTTGAAGAACTGGCTGGAGAAGATGTTGTTTTGGTTCACCGCCTGCTTAAAAATGATCTAAAAAGTGATGAGTACTGGCTGGTTACGCCCGAATTCTACGCAGGTTTGAACCCGGAAAACCAAAGTCTGTTTGCCAAGGTTAGTCAAAAGCTTGAAAACTTTGGTACAGTGAAATTGAACTATCTTGAGTTCAGCACGCCCGAGCCTCGTAATGAAAAAGTCGAAAGCCGCTCGCGGACTTTCAACTGGTTCGTTCAGGCCGGTTATTTTTCGCGGATGCTGATTAAACGTGGGCTTCGTGGGAAGTCTCGGGGGGCCTAA
- a CDS encoding NAD-binding protein: MRVGFIGLGNVGGKLSGSLLRNGTELAVHDLNPKLVADFVDRGAVAGGSASQLMQSCDVVITCLPSPAASAAVMDEMLPQVTAGKIWLEMSTTDEAEVKRLGAAVIAAGGAAVDCPVSGGCHRADTGNISIFTGCERDTFERILPLLTKMGRRILHTGELGSASVLKVITNFMATANLVSCAEALTVAKAAGMNLNVAYEALKISSGTSFVHETESQVILNGSRDISFTMDLVAKDIGLFQELADRAQVPLELNPLLIAIFQDGISRFGPRELSPNIIKRLEEATGLSIQAPGFPAEMVDDEPEEPGYEVKVN; the protein is encoded by the coding sequence ATGCGCGTTGGATTTATTGGTCTTGGGAATGTGGGCGGTAAACTCTCGGGAAGTTTGCTTAGAAATGGTACTGAACTGGCGGTGCATGATCTAAACCCAAAGTTAGTTGCCGATTTTGTTGACCGCGGCGCCGTTGCGGGCGGATCGGCTTCCCAATTGATGCAAAGCTGCGATGTGGTGATCACCTGCCTGCCAAGCCCAGCGGCCTCTGCCGCGGTGATGGATGAGATGTTGCCGCAAGTGACGGCAGGTAAAATCTGGCTTGAGATGTCGACTACGGATGAGGCCGAGGTAAAGCGCTTGGGCGCGGCGGTAATTGCTGCCGGCGGCGCTGCAGTTGACTGTCCTGTGTCTGGTGGATGTCACCGCGCTGATACCGGCAATATAAGCATTTTTACCGGTTGTGAGCGTGATACATTTGAACGTATTTTGCCGCTACTGACAAAAATGGGGCGGCGTATTTTGCATACGGGGGAGTTGGGCTCGGCCAGTGTGCTGAAAGTGATTACAAACTTTATGGCCACCGCCAATTTGGTATCCTGCGCCGAAGCGCTGACGGTTGCCAAAGCTGCGGGGATGAACCTTAATGTGGCTTATGAAGCGTTGAAAATCTCTTCGGGAACTTCTTTTGTGCATGAAACCGAAAGTCAGGTTATCCTTAACGGTAGCCGCGATATTTCCTTCACAATGGATTTGGTGGCTAAAGACATCGGTCTGTTTCAAGAGCTGGCAGATCGCGCCCAAGTGCCGCTTGAATTGAACCCGCTGTTGATCGCGATTTTTCAAGATGGAATAAGCCGCTTTGGACCGCGCGAGCTGTCGCCAAATATTATCAAACGGCTGGAAGAAGCTACCGGACTAAGCATCCAAGCGCCCGGGTTTCCGGCTGAGATGGTCGATGACGAACCGGAGGAGCCGGGATATGAGGTAAAAGTCAACTGA
- a CDS encoding homoserine dehydrogenase: MTHPLRLGIAGLGTVGIGVVKIIRQKASLLEQRTGRPITISAISARSRDKDRGVPLEGYAWESDPVALAQRDDVDVFVELMGGHDGPAKAATEAALSGGKDVVTANKALLAHHGHALATQAENADAVLRFEAAVAGGIPVIKSLTEALAGNEITRVMGVMNGTCNYILTRMQASGLSYDEVFAEADALGYLEADPNLDVGGIDAAHKLSLLSSIAFASQVNFDAVETEGIGSISIDDIHRAADMGFRIKLLGVAEMTGRGLEQRMSPCLVPANSPLGQLEGGTNMVVLEGDNVGQIVLRGAGAGEGPTASAVLSDIADIARGTRISTFGQPATQLTQPATSKSQTPAPFYLRMHLLDKPGALAKVAAVLGEWGVSIDRMRQYGHADANAPVLIVTHKAQRKALDGALAALPKTDVIQGTPVALRIEEV; the protein is encoded by the coding sequence ATGACGCACCCTTTACGTCTGGGGATAGCAGGACTGGGAACCGTAGGCATCGGCGTGGTGAAAATCATCCGCCAAAAAGCTTCACTGTTAGAGCAGCGAACCGGACGGCCGATTACAATAAGCGCCATCTCTGCACGCAGCCGCGACAAAGATCGGGGCGTGCCGTTGGAAGGATATGCGTGGGAAAGCGACCCTGTCGCCTTGGCCCAGCGCGATGATGTCGATGTATTTGTCGAACTTATGGGCGGCCACGATGGGCCAGCAAAAGCCGCAACCGAAGCGGCTCTGTCCGGCGGCAAAGATGTCGTAACCGCAAATAAAGCCTTGCTTGCCCATCACGGCCACGCCTTAGCCACGCAAGCAGAAAACGCCGATGCTGTTCTACGGTTTGAAGCTGCGGTTGCGGGTGGTATTCCAGTGATTAAATCCCTGACAGAAGCTTTGGCGGGTAATGAAATCACGCGGGTTATGGGGGTGATGAACGGCACTTGTAATTATATCCTTACCCGTATGCAGGCCAGCGGACTGAGCTATGACGAGGTATTCGCCGAAGCGGATGCGCTTGGCTATCTGGAGGCTGACCCAAATTTGGATGTTGGCGGGATCGACGCAGCGCATAAACTGTCCCTGCTGTCCTCAATCGCTTTTGCATCGCAAGTGAATTTTGATGCGGTGGAAACCGAAGGTATCGGATCCATTTCAATCGATGACATTCATCGAGCGGCTGATATGGGGTTCCGGATCAAACTGCTTGGCGTGGCCGAAATGACCGGCCGCGGATTAGAGCAGCGCATGTCACCCTGTCTGGTGCCGGCCAATTCACCGCTTGGTCAACTTGAAGGCGGCACAAATATGGTGGTGCTCGAAGGCGACAACGTGGGCCAAATTGTCCTACGGGGAGCCGGTGCAGGCGAAGGACCAACCGCCAGCGCAGTTCTGTCGGATATTGCCGATATCGCCCGCGGCACGCGGATCAGCACTTTTGGGCAACCTGCAACGCAACTCACACAGCCAGCCACCTCAAAATCGCAAACACCGGCACCGTTTTATTTACGAATGCATCTTCTAGATAAACCCGGCGCTTTGGCAAAAGTTGCGGCCGTGCTGGGCGAATGGGGGGTTTCAATTGACCGGATGCGGCAATACGGCCATGCCGATGCAAACGCTCCGGTGCTTATTGTCACGCATAAAGCACAGCGCAAAGCGCTGGATGGCGCTCTGGCGGCTTTACCCAAAACCGATGTCATACAAGGCACTCCAGTGGCATTGCGGATCGAAGAGGTCTAG
- a CDS encoding sel1 repeat family protein, whose amino-acid sequence MRCYFVAIILWAFAVPLLAQDFNTGMAAYKSGDLSTALEEWEPLAEEGNAFAQFNLGIMYDYDIGDYKKAVKWYGLSAAQGLNAAQFNLGVMYDYGYGVAQDFILAYLWFDLAGVNGHKDGFKNRDVIAQKMSDEDISQAQTIAVKCLDSAYQDCGYEP is encoded by the coding sequence ATGCGTTGTTATTTCGTTGCAATTATTCTGTGGGCCTTTGCTGTTCCTCTGTTGGCACAGGATTTCAATACCGGTATGGCGGCATATAAATCGGGGGATTTATCGACCGCTTTAGAAGAATGGGAGCCTTTGGCAGAAGAGGGTAATGCCTTTGCGCAATTCAATCTTGGTATCATGTATGACTATGATATCGGTGATTATAAAAAAGCTGTCAAATGGTACGGTTTAAGCGCTGCGCAGGGGCTTAATGCGGCCCAATTTAATCTTGGTGTGATGTATGATTATGGCTATGGTGTCGCCCAAGATTTTATCTTGGCCTATCTGTGGTTCGATTTGGCAGGCGTTAATGGCCATAAGGATGGCTTTAAAAATAGAGACGTAATTGCCCAAAAGATGAGTGACGAAGATATCTCACAAGCCCAAACTATAGCTGTGAAATGTTTGGATAGTGCTTACCAAGACTGTGGGTATGAACCATAG
- a CDS encoding DUF4389 domain-containing protein, which yields MKELASSQRKSILIRGLQMAVIGIIFNLGITVLTFLAIIQFFWMLFTQDKNKLIANLGASLKIWFGGATEFLLGTSDTKPFPWSAME from the coding sequence ATGAAAGAATTAGCTAGCTCTCAACGGAAAAGTATTCTGATCAGAGGCCTTCAAATGGCAGTGATCGGCATAATTTTCAACTTAGGCATCACCGTATTGACGTTCTTAGCCATTATTCAATTTTTCTGGATGCTTTTTACACAAGATAAAAATAAACTCATTGCCAATTTGGGTGCGAGCTTGAAGATATGGTTTGGTGGCGCAACAGAGTTTTTGTTGGGCACAAGTGATACAAAACCATTTCCGTGGTCTGCCATGGAATGA
- the recJ gene encoding single-stranded-DNA-specific exonuclease RecJ, with protein MDFLGVSTSLTGRRWVGPSAALLRSTEAMTQSTALPQALCATLSRLGVPSDEAEAYLTPQLRHLMPDPQSLRDMSKASARLIAAVSSGEKIAIFADYDVDGATSAALLCLWLRHFGCTPTLYVPDRIDEGYGPNTAAMQKLASAHSLIICVDCGTLSHAPIEAAKPADVIVLDHHLGAETLPDCLAVVNPNRQDETADLGHLCAAAVVFLCLVECRRQLRSAGKDGPELMSMLDLVALATVADVAPLIGVNRAFVHQGLKVMAQRARPGLVALADCARIDSTPSSYHLGYVFGPRINAGGRIGQADLGVRLLTASHLSEAQPLADRLDQLNVERRAIENQVQSVALEQAAERGFDQPLVWAAGDGWHPGVVGIVAARLKEASNRPAIVIGFDGDIGKGSGRSVSGIDLGVQIQRLAADGLLQKGGGHKMAAGLSLSRDQLEPAMARLAQLLKAQGSDALGPADLHLDSMLMPTAANVELIEQLDRAGPFGAGAAGPRFAFADMAIKFAKRVGENHLKISFGSETGTPIDAISFGAFDGPLGPALQNHGGARFHLAGRLEINTWRGRQSVQLRLEDAATA; from the coding sequence TTGGACTTTCTAGGTGTATCTACATCCCTAACCGGGCGCAGGTGGGTGGGCCCCTCAGCGGCGCTTTTGCGCAGCACCGAAGCGATGACCCAGAGCACCGCTTTGCCGCAGGCGCTTTGTGCAACGCTGTCCCGTCTTGGCGTGCCGAGCGATGAAGCCGAGGCCTATTTAACCCCGCAATTGCGCCACTTGATGCCGGACCCACAAAGCCTTCGGGATATGAGCAAAGCCAGTGCGCGGCTTATCGCGGCGGTCAGCAGTGGGGAAAAAATTGCTATATTTGCGGATTACGATGTTGACGGGGCAACTTCGGCGGCGCTGCTTTGCCTTTGGCTTCGCCATTTTGGCTGTACCCCGACACTGTATGTTCCAGACCGGATTGATGAAGGCTATGGCCCGAACACGGCCGCCATGCAAAAACTGGCGTCCGCCCACAGCCTCATCATCTGCGTAGATTGTGGCACCCTCAGCCACGCACCTATAGAGGCGGCGAAACCGGCAGATGTGATTGTGCTTGATCACCATCTGGGGGCCGAAACTCTGCCCGACTGTTTGGCAGTTGTTAATCCTAACCGCCAAGATGAAACCGCCGACCTTGGGCATCTTTGCGCAGCCGCAGTAGTATTTTTATGCCTTGTCGAGTGCCGCCGGCAATTGCGCAGTGCAGGCAAAGATGGTCCCGAATTGATGTCCATGCTGGATTTGGTGGCATTGGCCACTGTGGCCGATGTTGCCCCGCTGATCGGCGTTAATCGGGCCTTTGTGCACCAAGGGCTTAAGGTAATGGCGCAGCGGGCCCGCCCGGGTTTGGTGGCGCTTGCAGATTGTGCACGGATTGACAGCACCCCGAGCAGTTATCACCTTGGCTATGTGTTTGGACCGCGGATCAATGCCGGTGGGCGGATCGGTCAGGCCGATCTTGGTGTGCGGTTGCTCACCGCATCCCACCTAAGTGAAGCGCAGCCGCTGGCCGACCGCCTTGATCAATTAAATGTCGAGCGCCGCGCCATAGAAAACCAAGTTCAAAGCGTTGCCCTTGAGCAAGCCGCCGAACGCGGCTTTGATCAGCCCTTGGTTTGGGCTGCAGGTGACGGCTGGCATCCCGGTGTTGTTGGCATTGTTGCCGCGCGGCTCAAAGAAGCCAGCAACCGGCCAGCCATTGTGATCGGTTTTGATGGAGATATCGGGAAAGGCTCGGGCCGTTCAGTCAGTGGGATCGACCTTGGCGTTCAAATCCAAAGGCTGGCGGCCGACGGCCTTTTGCAAAAAGGCGGTGGCCATAAAATGGCAGCCGGTTTGTCCTTGTCGCGTGATCAACTTGAACCCGCGATGGCACGCCTTGCACAGTTGCTTAAGGCGCAGGGCAGCGACGCGCTTGGCCCTGCGGATTTACATCTTGATTCTATGCTGATGCCCACTGCGGCCAATGTCGAGTTGATCGAGCAACTGGACCGCGCAGGCCCCTTTGGCGCAGGCGCTGCCGGCCCAAGGTTTGCCTTTGCCGATATGGCAATCAAATTTGCCAAACGCGTGGGGGAAAACCATCTCAAAATTAGCTTTGGCAGCGAAACCGGTACCCCAATCGATGCTATTTCTTTTGGCGCATTTGACGGCCCGCTCGGACCGGCATTGCAAAATCATGGCGGGGCGCGGTTTCACCTTGCTGGACGGCTTGAAATTAACACATGGCGTGGCCGGCAATCAGTTCAACTTCGCCTAGAAGATGCTGCTACAGCTTGA
- a CDS encoding glutamate dehydrogenase → MKPANEPSFRESVDLMFSRAVRLMDLPPGLEQKIRVCNATYTVRFGVRLRGQIQTFTGYRAVHSEHMEPVKGGIRYAEAVNQDEVEALAALMTYKCALVEAPFGGSKGGLCINPRDYEEHELELITRRFAYELIKRDLINPSQNVPAPDMGTGEREMAWIADQFARMNTTDINARACVTGKPLNAGGIAGRVEATGRGVQYALQEFFREPKDMAKAGLSGTLDGKRVVVQGLGNVGYHAAKFLQEEDGARITGIIERDGALVSDSGLDVEAVRNWIIEHGGITGYPDATFVAEGAQVLEQECDILIPAALEGVINLENAANIKAPLIIEAANGPVTAGADDILREKGCVIIPDMYANAGGVTVSYFEWVKNLSHIRFGRMQRRQEESRQELVVREFESLSQAMGDSWSLSPGFKQRYLRGAGELELVRSGLDDTMRSSFQAMRETWHGREDVTDLRTAAYLVSIGKVAASYQTKGL, encoded by the coding sequence ATGAAACCTGCGAATGAGCCCAGTTTTAGAGAGAGTGTTGATTTGATGTTTAGCCGTGCTGTGCGGTTGATGGATTTACCTCCGGGGTTGGAACAGAAAATTAGAGTGTGCAACGCTACATATACAGTGAGGTTTGGGGTGCGGCTCAGGGGGCAGATCCAAACATTTACCGGATATCGGGCGGTGCATTCGGAACATATGGAACCGGTCAAGGGAGGTATTCGCTACGCCGAGGCTGTCAATCAGGATGAAGTAGAAGCGCTTGCCGCTTTGATGACCTATAAATGTGCGCTGGTTGAGGCGCCGTTTGGCGGATCAAAAGGCGGGCTTTGCATCAACCCGCGTGACTATGAGGAACATGAACTTGAGCTCATCACACGGCGCTTTGCCTATGAGCTGATCAAGCGCGATCTGATCAATCCAAGCCAGAATGTACCTGCGCCTGATATGGGCACGGGCGAGCGGGAAATGGCATGGATTGCCGATCAATTTGCGCGCATGAACACCACCGATATCAATGCCCGGGCCTGTGTGACCGGAAAGCCGTTGAATGCGGGCGGTATTGCCGGGCGGGTCGAGGCCACCGGCCGCGGCGTTCAATATGCGCTGCAAGAATTTTTCCGCGAACCAAAAGATATGGCCAAAGCCGGTCTTTCCGGAACGCTTGACGGCAAAAGGGTGGTAGTGCAAGGGCTTGGAAATGTGGGCTATCATGCGGCTAAATTTCTGCAAGAAGAAGATGGCGCGCGCATTACCGGAATAATCGAACGCGATGGCGCTTTGGTTAGCGACAGCGGCCTTGATGTCGAGGCTGTACGCAACTGGATAATCGAACATGGCGGCATTACCGGATACCCTGACGCCACCTTTGTTGCCGAGGGTGCTCAGGTGCTTGAGCAGGAGTGTGATATTTTGATCCCGGCAGCGCTGGAAGGAGTGATCAATCTAGAAAATGCGGCAAATATCAAAGCCCCGCTGATTATTGAAGCTGCCAATGGGCCGGTAACTGCCGGGGCAGATGATATTTTACGAGAAAAAGGCTGTGTCATTATCCCAGATATGTATGCCAATGCCGGCGGTGTGACCGTGTCCTATTTTGAATGGGTCAAAAACCTAAGCCATATTCGTTTTGGCCGCATGCAGCGGCGTCAGGAAGAGTCCCGTCAGGAATTGGTGGTCCGCGAATTTGAAAGCCTATCGCAAGCCATGGGCGACAGTTGGAGCCTGTCGCCGGGTTTTAAACAGCGCTATTTGCGCGGCGCAGGCGAATTGGAACTGGTGCGCTCAGGCCTTGATGATACCATGAGATCATCTTTCCAAGCCATGCGCGAAACCTGGCATGGCCGCGAAGATGTCACCGATCTACGCACCGCCGCCTATCTGGTTTCAATCGGCAAGGTGGCGGCAAGTTATCAAACCAAAGGATTGTAA
- a CDS encoding MFS transporter codes for MSINELSRNLILTRVSIWLAMTLIAVWFVFIPWKIHQISISESDFGFVLMSFGIGSLASIQISNRFLLTRFSPEFLIKAGLLSFPVIFFIWATSQSYMALLVLALPISISFGVLNSSVVSATASYEKKLGRKLMPFHMACFSIGGLTGTILGGLLLSNFEKEEYALLCASILVLLLALALAKLKTVHHIPPKQSKTAKPTSRTAIFLGILAALNFGTVGIIMDWSALWLTRDLGVALALGGIIIFAFNSGEIISRIFGERLLGRYGERTVGVTFTLVGCVLLLFCLQAGNVSVIVCGFFIFGLLTSNFFPVLLGLGVTNDDAETQKNVGDINLIAFTGFVFGPTIVGFLAETYSINLIMHLLAILWALLAALVYFLIKPAAIEQAG; via the coding sequence ATGTCTATTAATGAATTGTCCCGAAATCTAATTCTCACCAGAGTTTCAATTTGGTTGGCAATGACATTAATCGCTGTGTGGTTTGTTTTTATTCCCTGGAAAATCCATCAAATTTCAATATCCGAATCTGACTTTGGCTTTGTATTAATGTCGTTTGGCATTGGCTCTTTGGCATCAATCCAAATCTCTAATCGTTTTTTGCTTACCCGTTTTTCACCCGAATTTTTGATTAAGGCTGGTCTTTTGTCTTTCCCTGTAATTTTCTTTATTTGGGCAACGTCGCAGAGCTATATGGCTCTTTTGGTTTTAGCCCTTCCCATAAGCATTAGTTTTGGAGTGCTCAATTCAAGCGTTGTTTCGGCCACTGCAAGCTATGAAAAGAAATTGGGCCGCAAGCTCATGCCATTTCACATGGCGTGTTTCTCGATCGGCGGTTTGACAGGTACGATTTTGGGCGGATTACTCCTTAGCAATTTTGAAAAAGAGGAATATGCGCTGCTCTGTGCATCCATACTTGTGCTTTTACTTGCGCTCGCTTTAGCCAAGCTTAAAACCGTTCACCATATCCCACCCAAGCAATCAAAAACGGCGAAACCTACATCAAGGACAGCGATCTTTTTGGGTATTCTTGCGGCCCTAAATTTTGGCACTGTCGGTATTATTATGGATTGGTCGGCCCTGTGGTTAACGCGGGATTTAGGCGTGGCCTTGGCATTGGGCGGCATCATTATCTTTGCTTTCAATTCCGGTGAGATCATCTCGCGGATTTTCGGCGAACGTTTGCTTGGCCGCTATGGTGAACGCACCGTTGGCGTGACTTTTACGCTCGTTGGGTGCGTCTTGCTTCTATTTTGTTTACAGGCAGGTAATGTTTCAGTGATTGTCTGCGGGTTTTTTATTTTTGGATTACTTACGTCAAATTTCTTCCCTGTTTTATTGGGTCTTGGTGTCACAAACGACGATGCTGAAACCCAAAAAAATGTTGGCGATATTAACTTAATTGCCTTTACCGGATTTGTTTTTGGACCAACCATCGTTGGCTTTCTGGCAGAAACATATTCCATTAACTTAATCATGCACTTATTAGCAATTCTATGGGCTTTGCTGGCAGCCTTGGTTTATTTCCTGATTAAACCAGCAGCGATTGAACAAGCTGGCTAA
- a CDS encoding TetR family transcriptional regulator, with translation MARTTGSHSQKTGPRVTQAAQSLFAQYGYAAVSMRQIAAEVGVQVGALYNYTPDKQSLLFTLMQEHMSGLLAAWRMQQGPENSTALQGLLAFVDCHLRYHLPRSEAVFIAYMELRNLTADNFDHLEKMRKSYEDALEAIIKKGMQTGEFEVADSKIVTLAIIGMLKEVSTWYRPDGRLTEEALIERYQTMARQLVGAGAHS, from the coding sequence ATGGCACGCACGACGGGATCACATTCACAAAAAACTGGACCAAGGGTGACACAAGCAGCCCAGAGTCTGTTTGCCCAATATGGCTATGCGGCGGTCTCGATGCGCCAGATTGCAGCCGAGGTTGGTGTGCAGGTTGGTGCGCTTTATAATTACACGCCTGACAAGCAGTCGCTTTTATTTACGTTGATGCAAGAGCATATGAGCGGCTTGCTGGCAGCTTGGAGAATGCAGCAAGGGCCGGAAAATAGCACTGCTTTGCAGGGTCTACTGGCATTTGTTGACTGCCATCTGCGCTATCATCTGCCCCGGTCCGAGGCGGTCTTTATTGCATATATGGAATTACGCAACCTCACGGCAGATAACTTTGATCATCTAGAAAAGATGCGCAAAAGCTATGAAGACGCGTTAGAGGCCATTATTAAAAAGGGCATGCAAACCGGCGAGTTTGAGGTTGCTGATAGCAAAATTGTGACCTTGGCCATTATTGGAATGCTCAAAGAGGTGAGCACATGGTATCGGCCTGATGGGCGGTTGACCGAAGAGGCACTGATCGAAAGATACCAAACAATGGCCCGCCAGCTTGTTGGCGCAGGGGCTCATTCGTAA
- a CDS encoding nuclear transport factor 2 family protein encodes MLYEKMFNAWDSLDVETFLSCFHEEYEFIWHSTGKVTNLQNTDWDRLAALMSASDIESRRCIYENDDIMIAHSIATYANGSRDAVMAVYLKKDGLIFKQETGATPLSAKE; translated from the coding sequence ATGCTGTATGAAAAGATGTTTAACGCTTGGGACAGTTTGGACGTTGAAACCTTTCTAAGCTGTTTTCATGAAGAGTATGAGTTTATCTGGCATTCAACGGGAAAGGTGACCAATTTACAAAATACGGATTGGGACCGGTTGGCGGCGCTCATGTCTGCCTCTGATATTGAAAGCCGCAGGTGTATTTATGAAAATGATGACATTATGATTGCCCATTCTATTGCCACCTATGCAAACGGCAGCCGTGATGCAGTGATGGCGGTCTATTTGAAAAAAGATGGTCTGATCTTTAAACAGGAAACCGGCGCGACGCCTCTTTCTGCAAAAGAATAA